One window of Nocardioides dongkuii genomic DNA carries:
- the yaaA gene encoding peroxide stress protein YaaA gives MLIVLPPSEGKTEPRRGRPLDHATLSFPVLTPARERVLDALVALCEGDPEVAARTLDVGSTQLDLVALNTRLRTAPTARADQVYAGVVYDALDVATLSPAARRRATARLTVVSSVFGLVRPGDRIPAYRLSGGTSLPGLGPVAGVWRDALGPAFEEAVGDGLLVDLRSSTYAAFWRPPADAAKRVATVRVLHEVGGVRKVVSHFNKATKGRIVRALLEDGANPRTPARLADALRDLGWAVEVADPTPKGTQLDVVVTDL, from the coding sequence GTGCTGATCGTGCTACCGCCCAGCGAGGGCAAGACCGAGCCGCGGCGAGGCCGACCCCTCGACCACGCGACGCTCTCGTTCCCCGTGCTCACCCCCGCCCGCGAGCGGGTCCTCGACGCGCTCGTGGCGCTCTGCGAGGGCGATCCCGAGGTCGCCGCGCGGACCCTGGACGTCGGCAGCACCCAGCTCGACCTGGTCGCGCTGAACACCCGGCTGCGCACCGCGCCGACGGCGCGCGCCGACCAGGTGTACGCCGGGGTCGTGTACGACGCCCTCGACGTCGCAACCCTGTCCCCCGCGGCCCGCCGCCGCGCGACGGCCCGCCTCACGGTCGTGTCTAGCGTCTTCGGGCTGGTCCGCCCCGGCGACCGGATCCCGGCGTACCGCCTCTCCGGCGGCACCTCCCTCCCGGGCCTGGGCCCGGTCGCCGGGGTCTGGCGCGACGCGCTCGGCCCGGCGTTCGAGGAGGCCGTGGGCGACGGACTGCTCGTGGACCTCCGCAGCAGCACGTACGCCGCGTTCTGGCGCCCGCCCGCCGACGCCGCGAAGCGGGTCGCCACCGTGCGGGTGCTGCACGAGGTCGGCGGCGTCCGCAAGGTGGTCAGCCACTTCAACAAGGCGACCAAGGGTCGCATCGTCCGCGCCCTCCTCGAGGACGGCGCCAACCCGCGCACCCCCGCCCGCCTCGCCGACGCGCTCCGCGACCTCGGCTGGGCCGTCGAGGTCGCCGACCCCACCCCCAAGGGCACCCAGCTCGACGTGGTCGTCACCGACCTCTGA